The Terriglobus roseus sequence TGCGTCTGATCACCACCTGCCGCGGCTGCGAGTTGGTAATGCTTCATCGCTTCGTCGCGACGATGAAGCCTGTCCAGCATCATGCCGGCATTCAGTTCGGCCCGCTTACGCATCCAGTCGCTGCAGTTGGGTTGCTGCGCTGCCTTCAGGTAGCTCTCGGCAGCATCGGACACGTCGTTCTGTCCCCGCTGAGTCTCAGCCAGGCCGAAATAGGCAAGCTGCAAGCGAGGGTCGATGAAAAAACCCGGCTTCGCCGCGTCGAACAGGACAGTCTTGTAGATGTTGATCGCGTCCGGACCATGCCCCGCATCCTTCATCAGGTTGGCCTCTTCTAAACGGAAGAGGAAGTCGTGCGGATACTGCTTCGCCAGGCCCTGCGCGACCGCATAGGCTTCGTTGTAGCGCTGGTCGTGACGCAGAAAGAGGGATAGCGCCGTTTGCGACTCCACCTTGGTGGCCGTGCCGTTTGCGGCGGATTCACGCAGCAGCTTCAGGCCGCCTTCTTTGTTACCGCCGATACCCGCAATACCCACCAGCATGCGCACAAAGCGCGGCAGGCTTGCCACGGCGATTTGCTGAATGCCAACGGCCATCTTCGCGTCGGCGTAGTTCGGATCGAGCTTGAGGACCTGCTCACTGTCATTTCGAGCCGCAAGTCCCTGCCGCGCGGCACCTGTGAAGCTGTGATCCGCGAGTGTCATCCACGCGGCATGCATGCCGCGAACGTAGCCACGGGCGAACAAGGCATCCTTATCCTGCGGATTCACCTTGATACGGGCGTCCGCAAGAGCAATGGCACTGTCAGTCAACGAATCGACCTGCTTGTGGGTGGCTTCAGGAATGTCAGATTTATGGCCGGAGCTGAGGAAGTGCTCATGCGCGTAGTACGTCGTGTCCAGCAAATCCTGTCGGTAGAGTTCACGAAAGATGGTATCCATCAGCACGTAGCCGGCAGCCATGGGATCCTGCGGATGCTCGCGCTGTACCGCCTGGAAGCGCTGCATTGCGCCGTCGTAGTCCAGGTTGTAGAAGTGTTGAAAGCCGTCACGGACCTGCGGGTCGTTGTTCAGCGGATAAGTATTCTGCGGACTGGCGTTGCTGCATGCCAGCGCCAGCAGAACGGCAGCCATCGGGAAAGTCCATCGCATCGCCACACCATGGTAGACGCGCTCGGGACCGTACCGGGATGCGCGGCGGCGATTGCTTCATGCGGAAGACTCCTTCGCAGCAACGGTTTACATTCATGGCAAAGGTGTTTCGCTTGACGAACCACGATCCGCAACCACTCAGGCTCACTACTTTCTCGCCAGAAGGCGGGAACGCATGAACCGCGCCCAGATGCTGCAATTGCTGATCGGTCAGGCGCGTGCTTCGGGCTTCGAGTTCCGGCGCTGGTACATGACCAGCAGTGGGATGCCCTGGACCGGTGCAGACGAGGCCGTCCGCTGGCTTGCGCGTGGGAAACGTGCACACATGCTGGTGTTTTCGCACGCCTTTGCGCAGGCGTTCTTTCGTAGCGGTGACCGCGTCACCTTCGTGGTTCCTCATCAGACTTTCCAGACCGCCCGCGCCGACGGCGAATCGCGCACGGTCGAGCGTAAGTCGCACATGCGCCGGTCAAGCCGTAAGGATGTCTGGAAATATCACCTGAGCGAGATGGCCCGCACGGCAGAACCGTTGCGATACCTCCGCCGCTATCTTCTTATCGAAGAAACAATGAGTGACGAGCCTGAAACGCCTCCGTCATCCGAACCAGATTATGACGAAGAACTGATGGTGCGCGACGCGGACTAGCACTGCCCCATTTGCGCTGCTGAAGGTGAAGATCTGCCGCAGAGCGAACGCGTTAGTGTTGCCAAGAGAGTCCGTCGGACTTCTCGCCTGCCGACTCGGCGATGGGATGCGAGCACCTGACTCTCACGGTTCTACTGGACTGGCGCACCCAGCTTTGCCAGTGCCCGACGGACGTCCTTGTCATGATCGCCGTCCGGGTCCGCCTTGAGATACTCGCGATAGTTCAGAATGGCTTCGTCATTCTTCTTCAGCTTGCTGGCCGCTTCCGCCAGCCCGAAGAGGGCATCAGGATCGCCAGGATCATGGTCCACCGCGTCCTTGTAACGCAGGTATGCGCCTTGCGTGTTTCCGTCGTTCCAGTAGAACTTTGCGATTTTCAGATCGTCGGCAACGCGCGTCTTTTCCAACTTCGCACGCGCCTCGCTCAAATCGCCTCGGCTTCCCAGATCTTTCAGCTTCGCTGCCTTCACCGGCGCATTCGGTGCCGCAGTGGTGGGTGCAACGTCCGCGTCGTCATCGGCCGGCCGGCTGGAACTGCTGCTATCTCCGCTGCTGCTGGAGGAAGAATCACCCGAAGTGGAGTAGCCACTCGGTGGCAGATGCATCGGCCGTTCCGAGGATGCAGGCGGATCAGGCACCGGCTCCGTCGGCATCGCCGGAAGACCATTCGGGTTCGATGCAGGCTTCTGTGGCGTGGAGGACGGCTCGCCATCAGCATTCGCACCGTGGAGCGAATCTTCTATTGGGAACGGGTTCGCCGAAGCCGGTGACTGCGTATCGCCTGAGGACGAGGATCCCGATGGGGTCGACGAATCTGCAGTGCATGCCGGATCTTTCGATCCAGACTTGCACTTCTTCGCTGGCTTCGACGTCTGGGCGTCACCGCAGGCAAACGCCAGCAGCAAGCCTGCCGTCACCATCCATGCCTTCGCCGATCTCATACGCTCACCCATTGCTACTTCACAAGCTTAGACGCATCGGGCGGACCAGGGGCAACTGTCCGGAGGTTCAAAGTGCGGCCCTTCCGGAGTCTGGCCGAATCCTGCAGTCGGAGCGCCGGAGCTTTGCGTTTTCCCGCAGCGGGCACGTGCCGTATACTCGCGCAACAATGCTCCCTCGACTCATGCTCCGATCGTCGCCGGTCCACGGCTGCGGCTGTTACACGCTTGACCCCATCCGCGAAGGCGCGCGCGTGGCCGAATACGAAGGTCCGCGCATGACCAAGGCAGAGGCCGACGAGCGCTACGCCAGCCGCGACATCACCTATCTGTTCGGTGTGCATGATCGCGACACCGTCATCGACGGCTTTGGCACGCCCATGTTCATCAACCACTGCTGCGAGCCCAATTGCCAGACGGAAGAGGACGACGGGCACATCTACGTCCTGGCCCTGCGAAATATTGCCGCCGGGGAAGAGTTGACCTACGAATACCACCTGTATGACAGCGACGAGGACGATCAGCCCTGCTACTGCGGCACCGAAGGCTGCCGCGGCACCATGTTCTCCGACGAGGAGATCAAGCGCCGCAAGAAACTCGGCCTGCCCATGACACTGCGCAAGAAGCCAAAGAAGAGCAAATAAGCGCTGCCGGAGAAAACGCATCATGAGAAGCCACATCGCTTGCGCATTGCTTCTCCTCACCTCGTTCTCCGCCTTCGCCACGGCTTACGGTCGAGCCACTTTGCCGGTTCCTGCGTGGCAGAAAGCCGCGGGCGGCTCGATGTCGTTCGAGGTGGCAACAATCAAGCCAGCCGACCCGGACAACTTCCATCCGCCAAACTTCGCGCTCAGCGCCGATGATTCTTACGGGAATGTCGGCGGCAACTTCTCGGGAGAGTTCCCCCTGAGCGTCTTCATCCAGTTTGCTTACAAGCTCACGCTGAGCGAAGAACAACGCAAGGCCATGCTGTCAACGCTGCCCGAGTGGGTGAGCAAAGAGAAATTTGCGATCCAAGCCAAGGCGGAAGGCAATCCCACCAAGGACCAGATGCGTCTGATGGTGCAATCCTTGCTGTCAGATCGATTCGCGTTCAAGGCGCACTTGGAGAAGCAGGAGGAAGCCGTTCTTGCCGCGCAGTTGATTCGACCCGGCAAGCCGGGGCCCAACCTCATACCACATGACCAGGGGCCGCCCTGCCCAGCTTACGGAAACGCTGGCGATGCGCTCCGAGGCGGCTCCGGTCCCGCATTTCCGCCCGTCTGCGATATCGTCGCGGCACATGTCACAACAGATCACATGATGGAAGCCGGATCGCGCAATGCGCAGCCGGCGATGATGGCGAGCCTGCTTTCCCTGATGGGTGAGTTCGATCGAACCGTGGTGGACCAGACTGGCCTGGAAGGCCGCTATGACTTTCGGATCAAGTGGGCGCCCGAGCCCGCCAGCAAGATGGTGCCGCCCGGGGCCGTGGTCCCGGAGCCGCAGGGGCCACCTTTCGTGCAGGCACTGCGCGAGCAACTAGGTATCAAGCTGCAAGCGACGAAGGCAACGGTGCCGGTGCTGGTGATCGATCACATCGAGCGACCCACACCAAATTAGCCACTCGAAGGCGTCCGGCTAATCCACCGCCCCAACCGCTAAACTAAATGGCGATGGCATACCAGGTACTCGCCCGCAAATATCGTCCGCAACGCTTCGCCGACGTCGCCGGCCAGGACCACGTCACACGCACCCTTCAGAATGCGCTCGAGCAGGACCGCATCGCGCACGGCTACATCTTCAGCGGCCACCGTGGCATCGGCAAGACGACCATCGCGCGCATCCTCGCCTGCGCGCTGAATTGCCAGAACACCATCGGCAGCAAAGAACGTCCCACACCGGAACCCTGCCTGGTCTGCGACGCCTGCACCGAGATCCGCGCGGGCAACGCTGTCGACGTCATTGAGATCGACGCCGCTACCAATCGCGGCATTGACGAGATACGCGAGCTGCGTGACGCCGCTCGCTACCGCCCCTCACGCGATCGCTTCAAGATCTACATCCTCGACGAGGCGCACCAGATCACCGATGCCGCCTTCAACGCCCTGCTGAAGACTCTGGAAGAACCACCAGATCACATCGTCTTCATGATGGCAACGACCGAGCCGGAGAACATCCCACAAACCATTCGCTCGCGCTGCCAGCATTTCAGCTTTCACGCGGTTAAGCTCGACGACATCCTGAATGAGCTTCGCGGCATCGCCGCCCACGAAGGCGTTCTGGCCGATGAAGCCGCGCTTGCACTTCTGGCCGAAGCCGGTGACGGCAGCATGCGTGACGCGCTGTCCATCATGGATCAGGCAATCGCCTCCGCCCCGCTGC is a genomic window containing:
- a CDS encoding tetratricopeptide repeat protein produces the protein MRSAKAWMVTAGLLLAFACGDAQTSKPAKKCKSGSKDPACTADSSTPSGSSSSGDTQSPASANPFPIEDSLHGANADGEPSSTPQKPASNPNGLPAMPTEPVPDPPASSERPMHLPPSGYSTSGDSSSSSSGDSSSSSRPADDDADVAPTTAAPNAPVKAAKLKDLGSRGDLSEARAKLEKTRVADDLKIAKFYWNDGNTQGAYLRYKDAVDHDPGDPDALFGLAEAASKLKKNDEAILNYREYLKADPDGDHDKDVRRALAKLGAPVQ
- a CDS encoding SET domain-containing protein, with product MLPRLMLRSSPVHGCGCYTLDPIREGARVAEYEGPRMTKAEADERYASRDITYLFGVHDRDTVIDGFGTPMFINHCCEPNCQTEEDDGHIYVLALRNIAAGEELTYEYHLYDSDEDDQPCYCGTEGCRGTMFSDEEIKRRKKLGLPMTLRKKPKKSK
- a CDS encoding TIGR03435 family protein, which gives rise to MRSHIACALLLLTSFSAFATAYGRATLPVPAWQKAAGGSMSFEVATIKPADPDNFHPPNFALSADDSYGNVGGNFSGEFPLSVFIQFAYKLTLSEEQRKAMLSTLPEWVSKEKFAIQAKAEGNPTKDQMRLMVQSLLSDRFAFKAHLEKQEEAVLAAQLIRPGKPGPNLIPHDQGPPCPAYGNAGDALRGGSGPAFPPVCDIVAAHVTTDHMMEAGSRNAQPAMMASLLSLMGEFDRTVVDQTGLEGRYDFRIKWAPEPASKMVPPGAVVPEPQGPPFVQALREQLGIKLQATKATVPVLVIDHIERPTPN